AAGTCCTACTCTTTTTCGCTTAGTTTCTCCCATAACTACCAATAAAGTCTAACATTTTTTGGCTATTTGATTAAATCAAGATTATAAATAGCCCTCGATCATTACCTCATCTTTTAATTTTTTAATCTTGGTGTTTTTCACTTGTATTGACTTTTTAATTGTATCTATTCCTAGATCCCCAATCATGCTGATACCCTCAGCGCCGACAATTTTTGGAGCATAGAAAAATACGACCTTATCTACTATTGCGCTCTTAATAGAGGAAGAGGCTACTTTGCTGCCCCCTTCAATTAAAACGCTCATGATCTCAAGCTTCCCCAATTTTCTCATTAGTTCATTTAGGTTGAGACGGCCATTGCTGTCTTTCTTAATACTTAAGATCCTAGTTCCTAGCGCTTCTAACTTTTCTATTTTTCTAACTTTAGATTTATCCGACGTGGCTATGATTATGTTGTCATGAATCTTCAGAAGATTTGAGCTAAGCGGAATTCTAAGTTTGCTGTCCAATATAATAGGTATTGGGTCTGAAGTTGTTTTCTTGTCTAACCTTACATTTAAGCTAGGGTTGTCTTTTAGAACAGTCTCTATCCCAACCATTATACCGTCTACCTTGTTTCTGAGTTCATGTGCATACTTTCTCTGAGTAGGGCTTCCAATCCATTTAGAATCCCCAGTGTGGGCCGCTATCTTGCCGTCCATCGTAGCCGCAAGCTTTAAGATTACAAACGGTTTTTTGGTCGATATATATTTTGTGAAAGCTTCATTTAATTCTTGTGCTTTTTCTTCTAAGAGCCCGACTTGTACTTCTATTCCGCTTTCCTGCAGCATCCTAACACCATTTCCTGAAACCTCTGGATTAGGGTCTAGTATTGAGACGTAAACCTTACGTATTTTCTTTTCTATTATTGCACCTACACATGGCGGGGTTCTTTTTTTGGTATGACAGCAGGGCTCAAGCGTGACGTATAAGTCTGCGCCCTTTACAGAGTTCTTTTTTCTCTCTGCATCATTAAATGCTGCTATCTCTGCATGTGCATGGCCTGCCTTTTTGTGGTAGCCCTGTCCGATGATCTTGCCATTTTTAACAATTACAGCACCTACAAGAGGATTGGGGCTTGTTGTCCCTTCCCCTTTTTTGGCTAGCCTAAGCGCCAAAGACATGTATTTCGTATGAATATCCATTATTGCTTAATTAGTGGACAGTTTGATCACCTGCATAAAATAGAGCTTCAACAAATTCATCGGCATCAAATTCCCTAAGATCGCTAAGGCTCTCTCCAATACCTATATATTTGACGGGTATGTTGAGCTCATCAGCAATTGCTATTATCACACCGCCTTTAGCTGTACCGTCGAGTTTAGTGAGAACTATCCCAGTAATTCCAAGGGCTTCATTAAACTGTTTTGCCTGTTGCACGGCATTTTGCCCTGTGGTTGCATCTAGAACCAACAGAGTTTCATGCGGCGCCCCATCAAGCTCTCTTCCGACTACCCTTTTCATCTTCGTAAGCTCATCCATTAAATTGCCTTTGGTATGGAGTCTGCCCGCAGTATCAATAATTAGAATGTCTATTCCTCTGGCCTCTGCAGCTTTTACAGCATCAAATGCAACAGATGAGGGGTCTCCGCCGCTTTGTCCTTTTAAAAACTCAGTGCCGACCCTCTGTGACCACACCTCGAGCTGCTCTGTAGCTGCCGCTCTGAAAGTATCGCCGGCTGCAACCATTACTTTTTTATCACCAGTCTTAAGCCTGTTTGCAAGCTTTCCTATTGTGGTTGTTTTACCTACCCCGTTTACTCCTGCAACCATTATAACAAAGGGGCTTGCGCTTGCGTCTATTGGCGCGCCTTGTGCGCTTTTTAGTATCTCATGTATTTCTTCCTTTAGGTTGTCCGTAATTGACTCAGGGCTGGTGAGCGACTGCTTGGAGAGTTTAGACTCTATATTTTCTCTTAACTTCATAGTCGTATTTACTCCCAAGTCCGCCATTATTAGAGTCTCTTCAAACTCATCCCACAGATCAGCATCAATTTCTTTTTTAGCGACAATACCGCCTAGCCCACCCAAAAGACCCGCTTGAGTCTTAGAAAGGCCTCTTCTAAGTCTAGCAAATAACCCTTCCTTGGTTTCTTCCTCTGCCTCCTCTTGTACTATTTTCTCAAGCTCTTGCTCTATTTCATCGGTTATCGCATCTTCTTCAACTAGTTCTGCAGGGATTTCCTCAGGGGCAGGTTTTTCAAAGATTTCAAGGTCCTCAGCCTGAAATTCCTGACCCTGTACCTCTGGAATTGCTTCTGCCGCATCGCCCTTAAACTCGGCTTCTTCCAGAGTTTGCTCTTGGGTTATTTCCTCTAGCTCACTTGGTGGTAAAGCCTCTTCTACACTTTCAGCCTCCCCCGGTTCTTCGGCTGTCTTTTGGCCAAATAGAGCTGCTATTAC
The sequence above is a segment of the Thermodesulfobacteriota bacterium genome. Coding sequences within it:
- the ftsY gene encoding signal recognition particle-docking protein FtsY, producing the protein MEDLFAILNTIPSPYSDLVAVAVIFAIIVVLSFVIAALFGQKTAEEPGEAESVEEALPPSELEEITQEQTLEEAEFKGDAAEAIPEVQGQEFQAEDLEIFEKPAPEEIPAELVEEDAITDEIEQELEKIVQEEAEEETKEGLFARLRRGLSKTQAGLLGGLGGIVAKKEIDADLWDEFEETLIMADLGVNTTMKLRENIESKLSKQSLTSPESITDNLKEEIHEILKSAQGAPIDASASPFVIMVAGVNGVGKTTTIGKLANRLKTGDKKVMVAAGDTFRAAATEQLEVWSQRVGTEFLKGQSGGDPSSVAFDAVKAAEARGIDILIIDTAGRLHTKGNLMDELTKMKRVVGRELDGAPHETLLVLDATTGQNAVQQAKQFNEALGITGIVLTKLDGTAKGGVIIAIADELNIPVKYIGIGESLSDLREFDADEFVEALFYAGDQTVH
- the ribD gene encoding bifunctional diaminohydroxyphosphoribosylaminopyrimidine deaminase/5-amino-6-(5-phosphoribosylamino)uracil reductase RibD; amino-acid sequence: MDIHTKYMSLALRLAKKGEGTTSPNPLVGAVIVKNGKIIGQGYHKKAGHAHAEIAAFNDAERKKNSVKGADLYVTLEPCCHTKKRTPPCVGAIIEKKIRKVYVSILDPNPEVSGNGVRMLQESGIEVQVGLLEEKAQELNEAFTKYISTKKPFVILKLAATMDGKIAAHTGDSKWIGSPTQRKYAHELRNKVDGIMVGIETVLKDNPSLNVRLDKKTTSDPIPIILDSKLRIPLSSNLLKIHDNIIIATSDKSKVRKIEKLEALGTRILSIKKDSNGRLNLNELMRKLGKLEIMSVLIEGGSKVASSSIKSAIVDKVVFFYAPKIVGAEGISMIGDLGIDTIKKSIQVKNTKIKKLKDEVMIEGYL